The DNA region aaggtattatagaacatttatacttttccttgcgtgcatggattttaatgtaattacgtctcgttctaccagaagatatagaaggagaaagataagagtgaaggggatggctagtatctgataaaatgacACCTGCTTCAACTCCCaagacagagtttaaatgattttctTCTGGTAAGCGTTTCTTTTGTGGGGTTGTTTTCCACGGGATGGGATTGCCGACCTTATGATCAACCCTACTCATTTACTCTGACTTGGAACCATCAGTCACCCTAGAAAAGTTACAGGTGGAGCCCGTGATTCCGATAGGCGCCTAAAATAAGATGTGTGCCGGTATAAGAATGGTCTGTATGCATTGTTTTTATACTGTAGGACGGTTTTAATGAGAACGTGCTGACTTATTCGATCAAAGGGACTTCAGTCCTCCAAATATCATATCGGGTGTTATGTGTGTGTTGCCTGTATCTTTAATTAGTACCTCAGCGTTAGCGTACTAATGTTGTGTGAAAGCTCAGGTTGGCGATGGAAGCAATTTGACGTTGTCTTGCCCGGGAATAAAAGAGCGGTCACCCTGAGTACTTGTTTCGTTTTTATATGAAGTATGTTTTTATGTACGTAAGGCTGTATTTGTCAATCATAACTCCTCATAAATTAAAAAATTCCGAGCTCCACTATAGAGCGACTAAGGATGGAAACAGTGTGACTTCTATATAAATATTAGAGTCAAATCATGACCAGTCGGTTCCATCAGATAAGGATTCTACAATCTAAACGATTGATTGTTCTACTGAGATAGCATTATGGCTAGTTAGAATACGACGGCAAGTTATTACATAACTGTCTGCTGGTAATTATTTATACCTGGTCTTTTGTTGAAATATATCCCGTTTATCTCTTAAGATTTAGTAGATGTAAATTCCCTCATATTCACATTCTTATAACCGTTCACATTGTGATGAACGAGAACTCAAGTATggtaaaccaatttattgtctTATGCAAAATTATACAGTACCTTTTTAGTAATGACAATAATGcatcaaatacatcatttacatATCTTCCTTGAGTCGCCCTCCACAAAATTCAGCATTCTTTGAATCCTGTTGTTATTCCGTTTGTTCTTTGTTTTCTTTCCCCTTCTCTTTAGTTCAATTTTCCACTTTCAATCCCTGTTACATATTACTTTAATTCATCTGGATACGTAGTGCACTCCATAACATGATCTaaagtgtttgtttgtttggaaCTATGGTGTTATACATACGACACCACTTGCTCTATTTTACAATCATAGCTACAGGATAAAATAGTATTGTGGTAATATCCTTATAGATTTTAAAAACCTGTCGAAATGTTGTAAATACTATGTAAACATTTTTGAAACTCGTTTCTGACTGTATTTATGACGAAACTCGAGATGGCTTTTTCACAACGCTTAGGTATGTGTAGGTTACTAGCGCATAATAATTATAGCTTATATGTGTTCGTTCAATGACTGATGGTTGGACTGAATCTGAGCAGCTGATTTAAAAGATTCTTAGAAGAGAAACGCAACGAGTCCTTGTTTAACGTAAAACTCCCTTTTATACTTGGCAGGACGGGGATTTAGTACACTTGTGTGCTCATTCGCAGGTTTTTAAATCGATAGCAGGAACTAATTTTGTGACCACTAAAGGGATACGTTTGATGTTTGTGCTGACGGATAGTCCCTTTCAGGTCTTTTATTAGACAGTTATGAGTTAATAGTTAGCATACTGAATTTGGTCACTGCTAGTTGTCATAATACGATTCAAAACTTTTTTATCCCTCGAATATGGGTGAAAACACCATGTTTCTGCACTCTGAATGACGTCACAAAATATTCGTGAAGACCAAAATAAACCCTTAGATTTCAGACCGTTCGAAAAGCACTGTTAGTAGTCAGGAACTAATTTACCCATATGTGGTTTAAGCGTATACGTCTTTCATACGGTGATAAGAGACGGTTCTTCGTTTGAAGTAGAGGTACCGAAGACTTCAGATCTGTAGATTTGAAGCAGTTCATCCAATTCATACTCTGAAGCAAATGGAAAGGTTTAGCCTTGGTCGGACCCACATGAAAATTCCCTCGTCGTTCAACAGACAAAAATAAGAAATATGATAAGGGAAGTAAATAAGTTTCCTGGTGCTTCTAGTATAACGGCAGGTTGCCGGTCAACTCCCCCGCTTAGGTATTCGCCTAAACTTGCTACAACGCCTAATGTTGTGCGAAATTAGGAGTGAAAACACTTTCTACCAAGGGATATTTGATAATGCGTTATCCATCATACTTATACTTCACATCACATCTAAGATGAATGGCCTACCAAGTCATAGAATTAAAAGTTAGTGTAATGTCGTTTGTCCTAATGTGAAGTAGTCTCAGATCCTCATGAAGAAACAAGCAATCGTCATACTACCCAACGCTTTTCATCGTCAGGAAAAAAGAAACTCAGAATACACCTGTGAGACCAAGTCATGTACGCCCATTAAATAGATTGATGACCGCAACACATGCAAGTCAACCTCTTCCTAAGTTTCGAGGAACATGACAAAAAGTTTTAGGTTAGTAGTTTGAGTATGCGTCACAGGCGGGCTTTCTAATATTAATGTGAGGATGTGCCGGTCATCGGTCCAGACGTTATTTCTCCTCTTCGTGTATATTGTTTTCCGTTCTTTGAATATACGATCAAACTTAAGGCCTTTTAGTCCGTGGAGCAGTGACAATGTTTTGTTTATAGTCCAAACTACCGGACATATGAGTTGATGGCTTCAAACTCTTCGAATTCAGGTTAAATGCTTCAGTTTGGCAGTAACGGACCATAATTTGTCTTCAGAACACATTATTTTTAGTTTCTCACAAAGGTTCAGCTCTTCACAAGCTCAGGGAGTGCATATCTAAAGAAGGAAATTTTAATCCCGCAGAGTGTTAAGTACTAGTCCCATGGGTAGATTTGGCTTAAAAATTCTCCTATTGTAGTAATAAAGTACAAAGATAAGAATCTGAATATGTTTGGCCACATGACACTACTTAGTAAGCGTTTTCTCAGTCAGTTCGCGACTTGTTTCTTTGATTGATTTCACCGTGTGGATAGTTCTTTATTACGTTGTCCTAATTAGTTTAATATAACTAGCTAGCTATCATGGCTCTTGTAACTGATTTTTTGCCTGCAGTTGTCTCGCGTGTGTACTTGTAAGACGAGTGGCCATATTTTCCATTTTGTTCTCACGGTTAGTTAGTCGAGATTTTCCCTGTATTGCTCCAGTACGTTGAACTCAGGTTGGTCCATTATTGTATTTTACTTCGAAAATGTTAAGAATGAGGATGCTTCACTGATTTTTAAGCAGTAAACGACAGGTTTCATGTTTATCCACTGAATGTTTCTCTTGACAGACTATAAAAGACTTCGTTACTAGAATATTTAGCTATTTGTGCAAGCAATATGTAGCCTCGAAGTTAATCCCCTGACAATCTAAGACGGTCCCAATGGGCGGTTAGGGTGTATGCATAACATCAACTACGGTGTCATCGGTACTCAATGTTTCTCCATATATATTCATGCCTCGTAATATAATAAAACTTAAGTCTGAACTATCTTGGTGACTCGCTTTTAGTAACTTTCCAAAGTAGTGGATTTTCAACATAAAGTTTGCGGTTTCAAATCTAGTTCCCAGTATTGAGcgttaaatagtttatttttatttccagGGAAAACGTGGAGTCACGAATTACTGATAAAAGTAAATACCGGCCAGCTAATTAACTGCCTAATAGAATATGTACTAGATTCTCACTTAAAGCCCGATGAGGCAGAGGAAGGAGAGGTCAACGATTTGTCTGACCAAGAAGATAATGTCTCAGGTATGAGGTTTAATAATGACTTAGTCGTCTTCAGACTTTTCGAGTAATAGCGGTTCATCAAAGTCTTACAACAACCCATCACCAAAGCATGGAGATGAGAGCTGTACGTCAGAAATGTCACAAAACGGGGGATCATCACTTTCTACGCTAAATATACCATCAGTACATCATATCCAGTCCCATAAAAGTAGACCTGTCAAAATAACGGATACTGCCAATGTgtcaaagaaaacaaatacaagTCCTGCTAATACCAAATCAGAAGTTCGTGGTCAAACTTCGTCTCATGAAAACCAAACAACTAAGTTGCAGTCTATAGTCAATTGTGCTAGGGCTTCAGGTAAGAATCTACAGCATTCAAAATATCCTTTAGGTCCACAAATATTGTCGGAGCAGGTTGAACCATTTCATACCTCAATGTCTGTTAAGTCAACTAAACATCTTCAGGGTCTACGGGACTTAGAAAAGGTGCAGCTACAGATGCAACTAGAGGTTGCAACTAATCAAGTAAACTGATATCATTTTAAACGTTTCCTGTACTGATATACATCTAGGTTTTACATACGATGTTTTCACCTATTTAATTTATTGCATTGCACTTATAGTATCTTCGCCCTCTGAAGACATTACTCTTCAACCACCTGCGATTTCGTTACATGTGTTTGCTTATCACTAAAGGGATGACAGTTACAAGACCTGGACCTGGTCTCATGAAAATAAACGAAACTAGAAAGGAGCAAGCTACGCAATCATAGTAACATAAAGCAGAATCATTTGGCATAAAACCCGATACTTTAATAGCATCTGTAACGCCTCGCAACAACCTTTAGCACATAAATAAGACCAGTGAATCTTGATGATTCCCTGATTAATGGACGTGTAAAGGTCaatttcctctatatctgactccaataaatagtgtcgcgttaactgagtatttacgCAGGCTAAATCTCCAATAgtatggatttactcgagattattcaaaagcccgAAACGCCAGTtgtagagatagtttattgttgatGATTAGTAAACGTCTTCAAGTGCACAGATAGCAAGCACGCAGAGAATAGTGTGTGTTGAAAATCCATATATACTTATGAGTGTTAGTCGATTGTGGAGAATAGATAAAGATTAATGTACAGACATGTGCCCAATTGGACCCCCACAATTTTACACAATGGATTAAATGTCTAAATTACAGCGAGTagacaaataatgaaataattgagTGGGCTTACCACAGATGCTTTGAAACTTGTGTGGTCGGATTTAAAACACAGGCGAAGGCAAGTTTGCACTTGATTTTAAGCTTGAGTGATGATCGCTGGTATCCATTCGTAAGGGCACTATCAAGGGGACAATCGTTAACAAGGGAGACCGTTAAGAAGGCACATATTTAAAAGGGCGAGTattaaaaaggaaaataaaatttCTAAGAGTCTGAAATTTAGTCGGTTTACCATTTGTTCTTTTGACTCTACAATCAACCGTAAATGTAGTTCTCTATACATTCAATAGAGGTCTCAACAAAATTCAATGAAACGTTtacattcaatgaataatgtAATCTTTTAAACTTAGTAACAATTCGTTATTCTTATTATCTTAGTCATGCCATCCTATACATCTATTTCAACCAGCGGAGCTGAGAATTTATTGGCCTGCCAAATGAATAATATAAGGTTCATATTCATATACTGTTCATACTAGATAGGAAAATAGCGTTTGACTCCTGTTCGAGCGACCTTGTGACATTgcccatcatatcaaaccgtgACAAATCGATAAATTACTCCGCTATAGACTTTCTATTCGACCTTACTAAGgttaacaaatattttatgaataagAATAGCTTATTCAACAGTTGCTGTGGTATCAGACACTATGTGATCTAATGATACTAACTAGCTACCCAAACCAAATAATTTAGGGCAGAGTTCCTAATTGCGGCCTGTACGTCAAACCCCTCAGTCAAATATTCTACTAGAATTGATACGTTCGTTATCTGATATTTTGTAGACTGACCTATTTTTCCTTGAAAGATTCATCAATAACACAGTCTCTCCTAATAAGCATCCTTTGTAGCAACATAGGGTTCGGGATTCGTGTGTCTTTCCAAACTGCTGATTCCGTACTGTTGCATCAGCGTCCCGATTGAATATATACCATAGAGTAGTTGAGCACGTCAGCTATGTGGTCGGTAACTTTATTTTTGTGTATTGAACTTCTGGCCACCTAGGGAATTCAGTTTTCCTCCACGTGGTTGTACGCAAATCTATAATTTATATGTACTTTTAATTGAAtgtttcattttcatattaaaaaatattttaaagcaTTTATTTTGGTGATTACCAGTATTCGGTGTTTTAGATTAAATTTTTAACCATGTGTGACAGGATTTTACGGTGTATTATAACCGAAGGCTACTACACATCCTTCAATTCATCAACTCCATTTTCTATCCATTTCAGAATGAACATAATCATACTTCTACTCCCTATCCCAGTTCCTCTCAACAAGGTATGTGCATTTTTAAGCTTAATTTTTGCGAGCGTTTTATCTTTTCTGCTGTTGTCTTTTATAAAGGCAACTATAAATTTAATTATGTGTACCTGAAGGCAAGAGAAACTCAGTGACAAACTGGCATTTACAACCAGACACAAATTGTTTTTAGCTCATTAATATTCATGTTTAGCTCTTTAGATTTGAAGCTAGATTTGAATACCTACCCGAGATATATGAACTAAACAATTGAAAACCTTTAATATATTTCATCATCTTATCATCATAACAATAGCTTTAGATGCATATATACTGTCATAAATATCGGTAGACTGAAGCCCCATCCAAATTCTCAGTTTATTGCTTCCTTACCCTTTAAGGCATGTACGTGTTAATACATAATAGTTTCTTTCATAACGTTTCTGTTAAGTTTTTACATACATATTTCCTGTTTTTGATAAAATGGACTAGTAACTGATGAAATTGTCGAAGGTATTCGGTTTTAAAACCTTGTCAAACCAGCCTGGATGTTTTTTAAATTCTCTAGTAAGTGAATGAAATTAACTTACGTATCATGTTATTGCCATTTCGAGTGACCATCTTATACCTAGTAAAACTAAAATCTAATTTTGCACAATATTTAAACTGTTGGTTCTAATACACCATAGTTAGGCTTCTACTATAGACCACAATTGCACCGCCGACTACATAGAATATCCGTTGCTAATAGAAAACCTTTTTCCTTTCCTTTCATTTGCCTTTGTTATCTCCATTTCCATAGTTTACACAGCCTTTTACTTTGGAACCATTGTTAGCTTCGCTAAATTGCGTACTGTTGCAAAACGTGATAATTTAATCCTCTACGTCTATGAGTTTTGTATGTTCTGTTCCTCGTGTCTTAAATTATGCCGTCTCCTAGGATTATCGTCGCTTCAATACTCAAACGTTATCGTCGACAGTTTGTTATACTCAAGTATTTAAGTAATAGAAAGTCTTACAGTTCCTTTTTTGAGAGTTAAGTTTCGGGGAATACTGTATACACTGCATGGCTTATTTGTTcccaaatatttattttatctcaTCACTTATTATTtcttgataaaatataaaatcatgTTGAGTGTTGGTGTTCTTTTTCTTGTTTCATCACCTGGAGAATTTAGGTCTGATAACAAGTTTGCATATGTATTTAAGtgataaatgaaattcatttgtgGGAGCTGTAGTTATTTCAGTATATTGCacttataattaatattatttttatccaTAAAATACAGTACATCAGAGTGTGTTTCCTGGTTTTGTCCCTGGTGGGACATCAAAACTAGCACGAAATTCTGTGCAAAGGGTTGCTTCTGTTAAAGCTGTTTCCGAAAACATTAACGGTGATAATCGTTTTGGTTTGTCCGGCTCTTGGCAGGTAGCCATTCCTCCTTCATCTGCATTAGGTTCTCAACAAGAAATTGAAAAGGTAAGAACCGCTCATCatgttatgtatatatttttggattttttaaataaaccatACGTCactgttgttttttgttttattacaaTAGTGTGTAAAATGGTATTAGGGCTAGATTATCGTTTTAATTTTGTAACTTGATTGGTTCAACATCATAATAAATCAGTTAATTCAACACATAAATTCCAAAACGAAATTTTATGTAAAATTCGATCTGATATGATAAGTTTGACTACAAACTGTTTAAATACTGGGGAGTCAATTAATTTCAATTTATCAGTTTCGATTGTTTGTTTAAACTTGttgataaaattttaatttccaAACTTAAATACATATAAAAATGTTCGAAATTTAAGCATGTGATAGTATTCTAGCATCGATTAGGATAAATCGCTAAAGTTAGTGAGCCTTTTAAAACCTATGTTCTAGTTTGTGATCCAACAATGAATACCTTCAGCTTTATACAGAACCAACCACTAAACGTTCCATTGTCGGTTTGTAGACTGTCAACTcaccataaaaataataagtcgCCTTTTCACAAACTAGTTAAGCTTTTAAAAATCATGCTACCTAATCAAATAAGTTGTAATTGGGCTATACTCTTACAGATCCAGTTTGTTTATTCTATGCATTTTGTGTGCTACTTTATTTTTCATCTGCCTAATATGTATGTTTACTTCGTTAGCCCTTGGCTATCAGGAGTTATTGAGGGtatattgtaatttatttaattcagatGCATATGATGTATCAGAAAGCCTGTCAACTTTATCAGCGTGCTGTAGCTACTATTGGATCAACACCTAATGTCAGCATCCAACCCCCACCTTTCGGCACTCCTATTGGTTCTCCTCCTTCAATATCTCTCCAATCATTTCCACCGACTCTGATGCCTGTTACTGCCGTTGAACGTCCAGCATCTGTGTCTCCGTCCAAATTCATCCCGGCGTCTCAACTTCCTCATGACGTTCTCAGAGATGTACCTAATCAATGCATTGGTCAAAATCCTCATACACCGGCAATTATTCCTAATCACGCACAGTCAGCTAGTATACAGACTGCTTATTCGATGGCATATTCTTCCGCCTATCAAGAGACTTTAAAGTTTATGTCTAATAATACCGGGAGTAACTTAGCCCCTAATACACAGGAATACACATCTCAGTGGCATCGCTATTTTAATCACTatctgaattattatttacaagttCATAATTATACACCTACGCTATCTAGTGAACAACAACCAGTTTTCTTCCCTCCCACTGGATTACCACCTCCCCCTAGCATTGCATCCTCTGTAAGTTGCAGTTTTGTATATAAACGCTGCGTTATTCTAcccgtgatatatatatatatatatagacctTGATAATTCAT from Schistosoma haematobium chromosome ZW, whole genome shotgun sequence includes:
- the VWA3A_1 gene encoding von Willebrand factor A domain containing 3A, variant 3 (EggNog:ENOG410V73M~COG:S) codes for the protein MHMMYQKACQLYQRAVATIGSTPNVSIQPPPFGTPIGSPPSISLQSFPPTLMPVTAVERPASVSPSKFIPASQLPHDVLRDVPNQCIGQNPHTPAIIPNHAQSASIQTAYSMAYSSAYQETLKFMSNNTGSNLAPNTQEYTSQWHRYFNHYLNYYLQVHNYTPTLSSEQQPVFFPPTGLPPPPSIASSCANDLVFQSKRDFHNHHDSKRLCISSNEGLHRISTVLHPEHSNRSSSPSDSKNVTNDGSKSDLSSSKYLWISNLPQGVRAVDIKEMCAPYGKVQTIKIVGSKKSKPPSIYAYLIMETSEAAVRLIKALQGVRFSGNELKIKQINPIRLP
- the VWA3A_1 gene encoding von Willebrand factor A domain containing 3A (EggNog:ENOG410V73M~COG:S); translated protein: MSQNGGSSLSTLNIPSVHHIQSHKSRPVKITDTANVSKKTNTSPANTKSEVRGQTSSHENQTTKLQSIVNCARASGPQILSEQVEPFHTSMSVKSTKHLQGLRDLEKVQLQMQLEVATNQNEHNHTSTPYPSSSQQVHQSVFPGFVPGGTSKLARNSVQRVASVKAVSENINGDNRFGLSGSWQVAIPPSSALGSQQEIEKMHMMYQKACQLYQRAVATIGSTPNVSIQPPPFGTPIGSPPSISLQSFPPTLMPVTAVERPASVSPSKFIPASQLPHDVLRDVPNQCIGQNPHTPAIIPNHAQSASIQTAYSMAYSSAYQETLKFMSNNTGSNLAPNTQEYTSQWHRYFNHYLNYYLQVHNYTPTLSSEQQPVFFPPTGLPPPPSIASSVSCSFVYKRCVILPVIYIYIYRP
- the VWA3A_1 gene encoding von Willebrand factor A domain containing 3A, variant 2 (EggNog:ENOG410V73M~COG:S); translated protein: MSQNGGSSLSTLNIPSVHHIQSHKSRPVKITDTANVSKKTNTSPANTKSEVRGQTSSHENQTTKLQSIVNCARASGPQILSEQVEPFHTSMSVKSTKHLQGLRDLEKVQLQMQLEVATNQNEHNHTSTPYPSSSQQVHQSVFPGFVPGGTSKLARNSVQRVASVKAVSENINGDNRFGLSGSWQVAIPPSSALGSQQEIEKMHMMYQKACQLYQRAVATIGSTPNVSIQPPPFGTPIGSPPSISLQSFPPTLMPVTAVERPASVSPSKFIPASQLPHDVLRDVPNQCIGQNPHTPAIIPNHAQSASIQTAYSMAYSSAYQETLKFMSNNTGSNLAPNTQEYTSQWHRYFNHYLNYYLQVHNYTPTLSSEQQPVFFPPTGLPPPPSIASSCANDLVFQSKRDFHNHHDSKRLCISSNEGLHRISTVLHPEHSNRSSSPSDSKNVTNDGSKSDLSSSKYLWISNLPQGVRAVDIKEMCAPYGKVQTIKIVGSKKSKPPSIYAYLIMETSEAAVRLIKALQGVRFSGNELKIKQINPIRLP